In Anabaena sphaerica FACHB-251, a genomic segment contains:
- a CDS encoding glycosyltransferase family 2 protein, whose protein sequence is MLSVIILTYNEAANLPTCLASLQSLNAEIFVVDSGSSDNTIEIATQAGCQVFSHPFENHAKQINWAIENLPISTPWIMRLDADERLTPELVDELKTTLPQTPKQITGYQVKRRVFFMGRWIRHGGYYPTWLLRVWRTGLGTCEQRWMDEHIILSQGEVANLKYDIIDENQKGLTFWTDKHNRYADREVKDLLGVMIDEQDDLLNTNHFSQAGQRRWVKKNLYGRSPLFLRAFLYFLMRYIIGLGFLDGMQGLIFHFLQGFWYRFLVDAKIYDLKKSKR, encoded by the coding sequence ATGCTATCTGTAATTATCTTGACTTACAACGAAGCTGCCAACCTGCCTACTTGTTTAGCAAGCTTGCAATCTCTCAATGCAGAAATTTTTGTTGTTGATTCCGGTAGTTCAGATAATACTATTGAGATCGCAACGCAAGCTGGTTGTCAAGTTTTTAGTCATCCTTTTGAAAACCATGCCAAACAAATAAATTGGGCAATAGAAAATCTGCCAATTTCCACACCCTGGATCATGCGTCTCGATGCAGATGAACGCCTTACCCCTGAACTCGTTGATGAATTAAAAACAACTTTACCCCAAACCCCAAAGCAAATAACAGGCTATCAGGTAAAACGGCGTGTATTTTTCATGGGACGATGGATTCGTCATGGTGGTTATTATCCCACTTGGTTACTGAGAGTTTGGCGTACAGGTCTAGGGACGTGCGAACAACGTTGGATGGACGAGCATATTATTCTATCCCAAGGAGAAGTTGCTAACCTCAAATACGATATCATTGATGAAAATCAAAAAGGTTTGACTTTCTGGACAGATAAGCATAACCGCTATGCAGATCGAGAAGTTAAAGATTTACTGGGTGTGATGATAGATGAACAGGATGATTTATTAAATACAAATCATTTCTCCCAAGCTGGTCAACGCAGGTGGGTAAAGAAAAATTTGTATGGGCGTTCACCTCTTTTTCTTAGGGCTTTTCTTTACTTTTTGATGCGTTACATTATAGGTCTAGGCTTTTTGGATGGTATGCAAGGTCTGATTTTTCATTTCCTACAAGGTTTTTGGTATCGCTTTTTAGTAGATGCGAAAATATATGATCTGAAAAAAAGTAAAAGATAA
- a CDS encoding class I SAM-dependent methyltransferase, with product MNCSESKYLDLQKCPLCGSLNSQLLFKANDILMGKPGEYNIEECTECSFRFTNPRPYAEDIFNYYTSDYHCYRDDNRKKNDVTESSDLENKVFTSNSGYTLHGGFWGSRGWVFPNLQKGAKILEIGCGSGGFIRECIARRWETLGMDLNPDLEPVITQMGAKFLPTTLPIIDLPDSYLDAVFAWQVIEHLYEPVETLTEIQRILKPNGILAFSVPNSDCWQFHLFKDKWAGLQVPTHVSHFSEKTIRQVVEKSGLKVVEIYGQNTIGCLCPSILFSMGRKNVSLSDQWTPLSSVNKIIDRFLSILISLLFGRNQAERLTVICINNSQE from the coding sequence ATGAATTGTTCTGAATCTAAATATCTTGATTTACAAAAATGCCCATTATGTGGATCATTAAACAGTCAATTGTTATTCAAAGCAAATGATATATTAATGGGAAAGCCTGGTGAATATAATATAGAAGAATGTACTGAATGTAGTTTTAGATTTACAAACCCACGCCCTTATGCTGAGGACATTTTTAATTACTACACCAGTGATTACCATTGTTATCGTGATGATAACAGAAAGAAAAATGATGTTACAGAATCCTCTGATTTAGAGAACAAAGTCTTTACCAGTAATTCTGGATATACACTACATGGAGGATTTTGGGGAAGTCGGGGGTGGGTTTTTCCAAATTTGCAAAAAGGAGCCAAAATTTTAGAAATAGGGTGTGGTAGTGGTGGCTTTATCCGTGAGTGTATTGCTCGTAGATGGGAGACGCTAGGTATGGATCTGAATCCTGATTTAGAACCTGTTATTACTCAGATGGGAGCAAAGTTCCTACCAACTACTCTACCAATAATTGATCTTCCTGATTCTTATCTAGATGCAGTGTTCGCATGGCAAGTTATAGAGCATTTATACGAGCCTGTAGAAACATTAACAGAAATCCAGCGAATACTAAAGCCTAATGGAATATTAGCATTTAGCGTGCCTAATTCTGATTGCTGGCAATTTCATTTATTTAAAGATAAATGGGCAGGATTACAAGTACCTACCCATGTCAGTCATTTTTCGGAAAAAACGATTCGTCAGGTAGTTGAGAAATCAGGGTTAAAGGTAGTGGAAATATATGGACAAAATACCATTGGCTGTCTTTGTCCTAGTATTTTATTTTCGATGGGAAGAAAAAATGTTTCCCTTAGTGATCAATGGACTCCTTTGAGTTCGGTCAACAAAATAATAGATAGATTTTTATCTATTTTAATTAGCTTACTTTTTGGTAGAAATCAAGCTGAAAGGCTCACAGTAATCTGTATTAACAATAGCCAAGAATAA
- a CDS encoding glycosyltransferase family 4 protein: protein MTKIYFFTEPSVFPTTRFRAEQYIPYFHKNGYDTVLFPAFSSGYKSFSQSLISVFKFNLDRYLSNIKNIFHRWQQINQINTNDNILYIHSFLTPFIDTDYLAQVVRKKSRLMVLDMDDALFVTNKRTEIKLKKVMAMCDAVIVGNEYLADFAQKYQSNIYIIPTPIETNYYVPKKIDIETKSNTITIGWMGSWVNLKHLNLVISSLIHLQNKFPHIHLKIVTNIHELPPNLKDIAKLKQWSVEDELKDLQSFDIGLMPLEDNAFSRGKCSFKLLQYMAVGIPVIASPVGMNKQVVQDNGFLCETEEEWLESLLILCENKELRQTMGKRSREIAEKDYSTQVNFLKLHRALTGSELSAK, encoded by the coding sequence ATGACCAAAATATACTTTTTCACTGAACCTTCAGTTTTTCCTACAACCAGATTTCGAGCAGAGCAGTACATACCATATTTCCATAAAAATGGATATGATACAGTGTTATTTCCAGCTTTTTCATCAGGTTATAAATCTTTTTCCCAATCATTAATATCTGTTTTTAAGTTTAATTTAGACAGATATTTATCTAACATCAAAAATATTTTTCATCGTTGGCAACAAATTAATCAAATCAATACAAATGATAATATACTTTATATACATTCATTTTTAACACCCTTTATAGACACAGATTATTTAGCTCAAGTTGTCAGAAAGAAAAGCAGACTTATGGTGCTAGATATGGATGATGCTCTTTTTGTAACTAACAAAAGAACTGAAATTAAACTAAAAAAAGTTATGGCTATGTGCGATGCCGTAATTGTAGGGAATGAATATCTAGCAGATTTTGCCCAAAAGTATCAAAGTAATATTTATATTATTCCCACTCCCATAGAGACTAACTATTATGTACCCAAAAAAATAGATATTGAGACAAAATCAAATACTATCACTATTGGCTGGATGGGTTCATGGGTTAACCTAAAACACCTGAACCTGGTTATTTCCAGTTTAATTCATCTCCAAAACAAATTTCCTCATATTCATCTAAAGATTGTTACTAATATTCATGAACTACCCCCAAATTTGAAAGATATCGCCAAGTTAAAACAATGGAGTGTTGAAGATGAATTAAAAGATCTACAATCTTTTGATATTGGCTTGATGCCTTTAGAAGATAACGCCTTTAGCAGAGGAAAATGTTCTTTCAAGCTACTACAATACATGGCGGTAGGCATTCCAGTTATTGCTTCCCCAGTAGGAATGAATAAACAAGTAGTACAAGATAATGGTTTCTTGTGTGAAACAGAAGAAGAATGGTTAGAAAGTTTACTTATACTATGTGAAAATAAAGAATTAAGACAAACTATGGGAAAAAGAAGTAGAGAAATTGCAGAAAAGGATTATTCTACACAAGTCAATTTTTTAAAATTGCATAGAGCTTTAACAGGTTCAGAGTTATCAGCAAAATAA
- a CDS encoding FkbM family methyltransferase, protein MDHKNIFAIETIKYIWTHPNCKNTKIQSILKFVSWQLYKRLTQKYIDIQLVNNIKIRCHTDSRSAAAALYCGLYDYHDMNFLLRYLRAEDSFLDIGANIGIYTLLAASIIKNGTIYSFEALPKNYTRLEENIRINQLDQVKTYSLAISNLIGNIALNLAEGDSMPFISTQSHEKTLTVKTDTLNNILNNESLSKLTLAKIDIEGAELLALKGATSLLKKQLPHVWIMEINNAVSNFDYNKEDLVNFLQDYGYGLFQYNADNNQIIPITLEQQQGNNVLVIANSCVEFVHDRLN, encoded by the coding sequence ATGGATCATAAAAATATTTTTGCTATAGAAACAATCAAATATATCTGGACACATCCAAACTGTAAAAACACAAAAATTCAATCAATTTTAAAATTTGTTTCTTGGCAGTTGTACAAACGTCTGACTCAAAAATATATTGATATTCAGCTTGTTAACAATATAAAAATTCGTTGCCATACTGATAGTCGTTCGGCTGCGGCTGCATTATATTGTGGATTGTATGACTATCATGACATGAATTTTCTCCTAAGATATTTGCGAGCAGAAGATTCATTTTTAGATATTGGTGCTAACATAGGAATTTACACTCTCTTAGCAGCATCTATTATTAAAAATGGAACAATTTACAGCTTTGAAGCACTCCCCAAAAACTATACTCGCCTAGAAGAAAATATCAGGATTAATCAATTAGACCAAGTGAAGACTTACTCATTAGCGATTTCTAACTTGATAGGAAATATTGCTCTCAACCTGGCTGAAGGTGATTCTATGCCTTTTATTTCTACGCAATCACATGAAAAAACCCTTACAGTTAAGACAGATACACTTAACAATATCCTTAATAATGAATCACTGAGTAAGTTAACACTAGCAAAGATAGATATTGAAGGAGCAGAACTTTTAGCTCTCAAAGGAGCAACTTCTTTGTTGAAAAAGCAACTTCCTCATGTGTGGATTATGGAAATTAATAATGCAGTGAGTAACTTTGATTACAATAAAGAAGACTTAGTTAATTTCCTTCAAGATTATGGTTATGGATTGTTTCAATACAACGCTGATAACAACCAAATTATTCCCATTACACTGGAACAACAACAAGGAAATAACGTCTTAGTCATTGCTAATTCTTGTGTGGAGTTTGTACACGATCGCCTGAATTAA
- a CDS encoding class I SAM-dependent methyltransferase has product MMIKQEYEYQYQDNNLTNAHSFLMNPLLSILSEKSQPGAKILDLGCGNGSLSNVICQHGYEVVGMEESPSGVAIANNNFPNCRFIQGSIYDSSPPELENAFDVVISVEVIEHLFYPKELVKLARKFLKPGGYLILTTPYHGYLKNLALALSGKMDNHFTVLWDGGHIKFFSVKTLTQLLESEGYTDIKFKFAGRTPYLWKSMLCSSTPK; this is encoded by the coding sequence ATGATGATAAAACAAGAATACGAATATCAATATCAAGACAATAACCTAACAAATGCCCATTCATTCTTGATGAATCCACTACTATCAATACTTTCTGAAAAATCTCAACCTGGAGCTAAAATTTTAGATTTAGGATGTGGTAATGGTAGTCTAAGTAATGTTATTTGTCAGCATGGTTATGAAGTAGTGGGTATGGAGGAATCTCCTTCAGGTGTGGCTATTGCCAATAATAACTTTCCCAATTGCAGGTTTATCCAAGGTAGTATATATGATTCCTCGCCCCCAGAATTAGAAAATGCCTTTGATGTTGTTATTTCGGTAGAAGTAATAGAGCATCTATTTTATCCCAAAGAGTTGGTTAAATTAGCGAGAAAATTCTTAAAGCCAGGAGGGTACTTGATTCTTACTACACCGTATCACGGCTATTTAAAAAATTTAGCTCTTGCTCTATCAGGAAAGATGGACAACCATTTTACAGTTCTTTGGGATGGGGGTCACATTAAATTTTTCTCAGTGAAAACTTTGACACAATTATTGGAATCTGAAGGATATACAGATATTAAATTCAAATTTGCAGGTAGAACTCCTTACCTATGGAAATCAATGTTATGTTCCTCTACTCCAAAATAA
- a CDS encoding glycosyltransferase family 4 protein, which yields MKLATIFTNYGPYHVARLEVAFKKLKAKKWELFGIELARYEEEYPWQIKTENFPCKIISVINNSPLEKADFTDLIYRLISILNQTCPDAIAIAGYAHPSMLAALLWCLWHGKPAILLSESTEHDAPRSWWKEKIKAWLITRYKSALVGGQPQKRYLIKLGMSSEAIFFGYDVVGNDVFHPDKIKFLSCPLDKPFFLAINRFVSKKNLPFLLSAYASYRQLSGDKAWDLVLCGDGELRLELEEQIATLGIKDYVHLPGFLQQEQLLPYFAHAKCFIHASTQEQWGLVVNEAMAAGLPVLVSNRCGCYEDLIIEGVNGFGFEPENSQQLTELMLKMSSGEIDLKKTGQAGLEHIEKFSPDYFAKQLIQAVEYATAHY from the coding sequence ATGAAATTAGCTACGATTTTTACCAACTATGGTCCATATCATGTAGCGAGGCTAGAAGTAGCTTTTAAGAAATTAAAAGCAAAAAAATGGGAATTATTTGGTATTGAGTTAGCTCGTTATGAAGAAGAGTATCCTTGGCAAATAAAAACAGAAAATTTCCCATGTAAAATCATATCAGTAATTAATAATTCTCCTCTGGAGAAGGCAGACTTCACTGACTTGATATATAGATTAATATCTATTTTAAATCAAACTTGTCCAGATGCTATAGCAATTGCTGGTTATGCTCATCCCTCTATGCTTGCGGCTTTGTTATGGTGTCTCTGGCATGGTAAACCTGCTATTCTGTTATCTGAAAGTACAGAACATGATGCACCCCGTTCCTGGTGGAAAGAAAAAATAAAAGCATGGTTAATTACAAGATATAAATCAGCATTGGTAGGAGGACAGCCACAAAAACGCTATTTAATAAAATTGGGAATGTCCTCAGAAGCCATTTTTTTTGGTTACGATGTAGTCGGAAATGATGTTTTTCACCCTGATAAAATTAAATTCTTATCTTGTCCGTTAGATAAACCATTCTTTTTAGCTATTAATAGATTTGTCAGCAAGAAAAACCTGCCATTCTTGCTTTCAGCCTATGCTAGCTATCGTCAATTGTCAGGTGATAAAGCTTGGGATTTAGTTCTGTGTGGTGATGGTGAATTAAGGTTAGAACTAGAAGAGCAAATTGCTACTCTGGGAATCAAAGATTATGTCCATCTTCCCGGATTTTTACAACAGGAGCAACTTTTACCTTATTTTGCCCACGCAAAATGCTTTATCCATGCCAGTACTCAAGAACAATGGGGACTGGTAGTAAATGAAGCTATGGCAGCTGGTTTACCAGTATTGGTTTCTAATCGTTGTGGCTGTTATGAAGACTTAATCATAGAAGGTGTTAATGGATTTGGTTTTGAACCTGAAAATTCCCAACAGCTAACTGAATTGATGCTGAAAATGAGTTCAGGGGAAATTGACTTGAAGAAAACGGGACAAGCTGGATTAGAACATATTGAAAAATTTTCTCCTGACTACTTCGCCAAACAATTAATTCAAGCTGTTGAATATGCTACAGCACATTATTAA
- a CDS encoding ABC transporter ATP-binding protein, producing MALTQPFPKLVVGMVLLTTIASLMEGATLSLAIPLLQKLAGGGVQTSSMEASSFIQSLLSFFDRFPPEQQLGVIIACLLTLSIAKGGLRFIADFSLRTLMLKVGLHLRSICIDRFLNLGLSYYNQARAGDLLSYVNEQSQRCEMLTFYIGSIFSESLIVFSFVVLLFSISWQLTLLSLVMLLGIGISLKFIVASVKASGRIVSETIEEFSSRVFEVISGIRIIKSYTAESYEGKRLSDILQQRYSAELRGYAGQAAVQPISDTCGIFILVILVILGNRFLSQDLVLPLLLTFLLVMVRMFPRINQLNGLRVSLANFYHSFQTIQYFLEQTKTPDICNGSRQFTGLQEKICFESVTFSHQNSENPILKQVNMVIPKGSFTALVGESGSGKSTLADLLLRFYDPQMGKITIDGVDIRDLDIKSLRQRMAIVSQDTFLFNDTVRENIKYGNPQATDAEIVEAARQAYAEEFIQALPQGFDTILGDRGVQLSGGQRQRLAISRAIVRNPEILILDEATSALDSSSERIVQQALNAVGKNRTVLVIAHRLSTIHQADQIIVLKQGQILEQGSHSDLMAREGYYYRLNLDQKVDVLS from the coding sequence ATGGCCCTAACACAACCATTTCCTAAATTGGTTGTTGGGATGGTCTTGCTCACTACAATAGCATCTCTGATGGAAGGGGCAACACTGTCTTTGGCAATACCGCTATTGCAAAAGTTGGCTGGTGGAGGTGTCCAGACCTCCTCAATGGAGGCGAGTTCTTTTATTCAGTCCCTTTTGAGCTTTTTTGATCGGTTCCCACCTGAACAACAACTGGGGGTGATTATTGCCTGTTTGCTAACCTTGTCTATTGCTAAGGGAGGTTTGCGCTTTATAGCAGACTTTAGCTTACGGACTTTAATGCTGAAGGTAGGACTCCACCTGCGTTCAATTTGTATTGATCGTTTTTTGAATTTAGGGCTTTCTTACTACAACCAAGCTCGTGCAGGTGATTTACTAAGCTATGTAAACGAGCAAAGCCAACGCTGTGAAATGCTAACCTTTTACATAGGGTCGATATTTAGTGAAAGCTTAATTGTTTTTTCATTTGTGGTGTTGCTTTTCAGTATTTCCTGGCAACTAACCCTCTTGTCTTTAGTGATGTTGCTTGGAATTGGCATCAGCTTGAAATTCATTGTTGCATCTGTCAAAGCATCTGGAAGAATCGTGTCCGAAACTATTGAAGAGTTTTCGAGCCGTGTCTTTGAGGTGATTAGCGGAATTCGCATTATTAAGTCTTATACAGCAGAGTCCTATGAAGGAAAACGTCTTAGTGATATTTTGCAACAGCGATATAGCGCAGAACTTAGGGGGTATGCCGGACAGGCCGCGGTTCAGCCAATTTCTGATACTTGTGGCATATTCATCCTAGTAATATTAGTTATCCTGGGCAATAGGTTTCTGTCGCAAGATTTGGTATTGCCACTATTGCTAACCTTCTTGCTGGTCATGGTCAGAATGTTTCCTCGCATCAACCAACTCAACGGACTGAGAGTATCACTCGCCAATTTTTATCATAGCTTTCAAACGATTCAATACTTTTTGGAGCAAACTAAAACACCTGATATTTGTAATGGTTCGCGGCAATTTACGGGACTCCAAGAGAAGATTTGCTTTGAGTCGGTAACATTTAGTCATCAGAATAGCGAGAATCCAATACTAAAGCAAGTGAATATGGTAATTCCCAAGGGCAGTTTCACTGCTTTGGTAGGGGAGTCGGGGTCAGGAAAATCAACCTTGGCAGACCTGCTGTTGCGATTCTATGACCCCCAGATGGGAAAAATAACCATTGATGGAGTTGATATTCGAGATTTAGATATTAAATCACTACGGCAGCGCATGGCAATTGTCAGCCAAGATACATTTTTGTTTAATGACACTGTGCGCGAAAATATTAAGTATGGCAATCCCCAGGCAACAGATGCAGAAATTGTGGAAGCAGCAAGACAGGCTTATGCAGAGGAGTTTATTCAGGCTTTGCCCCAAGGCTTTGATACTATTTTAGGAGATCGAGGAGTACAGTTATCTGGTGGACAACGGCAGCGGTTAGCAATTTCCAGGGCAATTGTGCGAAATCCAGAAATATTGATATTAGATGAAGCTACGAGTGCCTTAGATAGTAGTTCTGAGCGTATTGTGCAACAGGCACTAAATGCGGTGGGGAAAAACCGCACAGTATTGGTAATTGCTCATAGATTATCCACTATTCATCAAGCTGATCAAATTATAGTTTTGAAGCAAGGTCAGATTTTGGAGCAAGGTAGTCATTCAGATCTGATGGCTCGTGAAGGATATTACTATAGATTAAATCTAGATCAGAAAGTAGATGTTTTATCTTAA
- a CDS encoding glycosyltransferase — translation MKVLMVIPALGNVYGGPTKIVIELAESVAKLGISVDIVATNANGSTNLDVPLNQWVIENYYRLQYFTYLDLLDYKFTGSMTKWLFKNVSNYDIVHTNAIFSYPVLAAHWACQFRKVPYIATPHGMMEPWALAYKAWKKKLYFNLLEKPSLQTAKAMQMTASTEARHINTFGLKIPLVFVPNGIHSKDFEFLPSPDIFYQKFPETRNKTLIIFLGRIDPKKGLDLLAPAFAKAHRKFPDTHLIVAGPDNTGFLPTAENYFIEAGCKNAVTFTGMLTGEMKYAALAAANIYVAPSYSEGFSMSVLEGMAAGLPCVITTGCNFPEAGMANVASIVDIDVEQIANALIQLLQDSQAAKKMGDRARQFILENYTWDSVASKMVSVYQEIINDGTVKNANLRSKQ, via the coding sequence ATGAAGGTTTTAATGGTTATCCCTGCCTTGGGAAATGTCTATGGGGGTCCCACAAAAATTGTTATTGAGTTAGCAGAATCGGTAGCCAAATTAGGTATCAGCGTTGATATTGTTGCTACTAATGCAAATGGTTCGACAAATCTAGATGTGCCTTTAAATCAATGGGTCATAGAAAATTATTATCGATTGCAGTATTTTACCTATTTGGATTTGTTAGATTACAAGTTCACTGGGTCGATGACGAAATGGTTATTTAAGAATGTATCTAACTATGATATAGTACATACTAATGCTATCTTTTCCTATCCAGTGCTAGCTGCTCATTGGGCTTGCCAATTTCGTAAAGTTCCGTATATTGCAACTCCCCACGGCATGATGGAGCCTTGGGCATTAGCTTATAAAGCTTGGAAGAAAAAACTTTACTTTAATCTTTTGGAAAAGCCATCACTACAAACAGCCAAGGCTATGCAAATGACAGCTTCTACTGAAGCTAGACACATAAACACTTTTGGCTTAAAAATTCCTTTAGTTTTTGTGCCTAATGGCATTCATAGTAAAGATTTTGAATTTCTTCCTAGCCCAGATATTTTTTATCAAAAATTTCCAGAAACTCGCAATAAAACATTAATTATATTTTTAGGACGTATTGACCCAAAAAAAGGACTAGATTTATTAGCTCCCGCTTTTGCCAAAGCACACCGAAAATTTCCTGATACCCATTTGATTGTTGCTGGTCCTGATAATACAGGATTTTTACCTACTGCTGAAAACTACTTTATCGAAGCAGGATGTAAAAATGCTGTCACATTTACAGGAATGCTCACAGGTGAGATGAAATATGCAGCTTTAGCAGCGGCTAATATTTATGTTGCTCCTTCCTATTCAGAAGGTTTTAGTATGTCTGTATTGGAGGGCATGGCTGCTGGTTTACCCTGTGTAATTACCACTGGCTGTAATTTCCCCGAAGCTGGTATGGCTAATGTGGCTAGTATTGTTGATATTGATGTTGAGCAAATAGCTAATGCTTTAATTCAACTCCTACAGGATAGTCAAGCAGCAAAAAAAATGGGCGATCGCGCTCGTCAGTTTATTCTGGAAAATTATACATGGGATAGCGTTGCCTCAAAAATGGTTTCAGTTTATCAAGAAATTATTAACGACGGTACTGTGAAAAATGCCAATTTAAGATCAAAGCAATGA
- a CDS encoding glycosyltransferase family 4 protein, with amino-acid sequence MQHINIAFHQSGSRLNYAIPLALHQQDLLYKLFTDFYAFSWMIKGGKHIEPIINPYFSVNDLLKRHQKQLPDEKICSLNLQWLLLNLRTRNRNLQYKDIYFLNQEISIRIAQLIKSQKKHISHVYCYTWNSSNCRQYVKNALIFTDQIQSIIKSFIPMLERELEEHSDWVKEKNMLSEVSELWTAKEKEDIETSDYFLAPSEFIKASLINDLSIDPKKIYLNPYPAPLWLYDYETSLNNSVRLSSKKEKGEELKIVFVGTVELRKGIQYLLKALRKINPDKFHARIVGSIQIHENKIKEYSDICTFMGQLNKQELTKQYEWADVFVFPSLSEGSAGVIYEAMAFGLPIITTKSSGSWVRDGIDGIIVQERNIEHLIEALLQYIEKPDLLESHGENAWNNVKSFSIEQTGIRLQNIFNTI; translated from the coding sequence ATGCAACATATTAACATTGCTTTTCATCAATCAGGCTCAAGACTAAATTACGCTATTCCCCTAGCTTTGCATCAACAGGATTTACTATACAAGCTATTTACTGATTTTTATGCCTTCTCTTGGATGATCAAAGGGGGCAAACACATAGAACCAATAATTAACCCTTATTTCTCAGTCAATGATTTATTAAAACGACATCAAAAGCAATTACCAGATGAAAAAATATGTAGTTTAAATTTGCAATGGCTTTTGTTAAATTTGAGAACAAGAAATAGAAACCTTCAATATAAAGATATATATTTTCTGAATCAAGAAATTTCCATCAGAATTGCTCAATTGATAAAAAGTCAAAAAAAGCATATAAGTCATGTGTATTGTTATACTTGGAATTCATCTAATTGTCGGCAGTATGTTAAAAATGCTTTAATTTTCACAGACCAAATTCAATCTATCATCAAGTCATTCATACCAATGCTAGAAAGAGAATTGGAAGAACATTCAGATTGGGTGAAAGAAAAAAATATGTTATCTGAAGTTAGTGAATTATGGACAGCAAAGGAAAAAGAAGATATTGAAACAAGCGATTATTTTTTGGCACCTTCAGAGTTTATCAAAGCAAGTCTTATTAATGATTTATCTATTGATCCCAAGAAAATCTACTTAAATCCCTATCCTGCTCCTTTGTGGTTATATGATTATGAGACAAGTTTAAATAATTCTGTCAGGTTATCTAGCAAAAAAGAAAAGGGTGAAGAATTAAAAATTGTTTTTGTGGGTACAGTAGAACTGAGAAAAGGAATTCAGTATTTATTAAAAGCGTTGAGGAAAATAAATCCTGATAAATTTCATGCTAGAATTGTCGGTTCGATTCAAATCCATGAAAACAAAATTAAAGAATATTCAGATATTTGTACGTTTATGGGTCAATTAAATAAACAGGAACTGACAAAACAGTATGAATGGGCAGATGTATTTGTTTTTCCTAGTCTATCCGAAGGCAGTGCTGGTGTTATTTATGAAGCAATGGCTTTTGGATTGCCAATTATAACCACAAAATCATCTGGTTCATGGGTTAGAGATGGGATTGATGGAATAATTGTTCAAGAAAGAAATATTGAACATTTGATAGAAGCGTTATTGCAATATATCGAGAAACCTGATTTGTTAGAATCGCATGGGGAAAATGCTTGGAACAATGTTAAATCATTCAGTATAGAACAAACAGGAATCAGATTACAAAATATATTTAATACTATATGA
- a CDS encoding class I SAM-dependent methyltransferase gives MATLKYLTKVTKAYLSFPIDDSCPFCHHTQAKVLGRKYLLVQLRKCDQCGLMFRFPKEQPEENLRFYQSDYKEGLTTDLPDELSLKDLLENKFHGSSKDFSEKINLVKSYISTGKLLDYGCSWGYGVWQFKQAGYDSIGFEISQPRADFGRKVLGVDIISRQDEINNLEQESFDIIFSSHVIEHLPDISDVFQLFRRLLKTGGILAISVPNCNGCDISTVLNKKKSFAFGEKHTIAYDFTFLSQTLENHQMSVRFLKEDSYEIQVIAQKL, from the coding sequence ATGGCAACACTGAAATATTTAACCAAAGTAACAAAAGCTTATTTGAGTTTCCCAATAGATGATAGTTGTCCTTTTTGCCATCATACTCAAGCAAAAGTTCTGGGAAGAAAGTATTTGTTAGTCCAGTTAAGAAAGTGTGATCAGTGTGGCTTGATGTTTAGATTTCCCAAAGAACAGCCAGAAGAAAATTTAAGATTTTATCAGTCAGACTATAAAGAAGGACTAACAACTGATTTACCCGATGAGTTATCTCTAAAAGACTTACTAGAAAATAAATTTCATGGTTCATCGAAAGATTTTTCTGAGAAAATTAACTTAGTTAAATCTTATATATCAACAGGTAAACTTTTAGATTATGGTTGCTCTTGGGGATATGGTGTTTGGCAATTTAAACAAGCTGGTTATGACAGTATTGGATTTGAGATTTCCCAGCCACGTGCTGATTTTGGACGTAAAGTTCTAGGAGTGGATATTATTAGTCGTCAGGATGAAATTAATAATTTAGAACAAGAATCATTTGATATAATTTTTAGCAGTCATGTAATAGAGCATCTTCCTGATATATCAGATGTATTCCAATTATTCCGGCGACTCCTAAAAACTGGTGGTATATTGGCAATCTCTGTGCCTAATTGTAATGGTTGCGATATTTCAACAGTTCTTAATAAGAAAAAGAGCTTTGCTTTTGGTGAGAAGCATACAATTGCATATGACTTTACTTTTTTATCTCAAACTTTGGAAAATCATCAAATGTCAGTTCGGTTTCTAAAAGAAGATAGCTATGAAATACAGGTAATAGCTCAAAAACTATAG